The Tolypothrix sp. PCC 7712 region CCAGTAACGGCTATACATTCCTGCTACTAATGGCAAGCCGACATAAATTAGCACCGATAAAACTATTGTTTGCCAGGGAACAGCTAAATCATTTGCTGCTAGTAACCACCTGCCTAAAGGTGCATATAAAAATAGCATTGTCAGAGAATTAACTGCTACCATTACCAAGGTGTGACCTTGATTACCATAAGAAAGATATCCCCACAGCAATACCATTGCTGTACAAGGAGCAATACCTAATAAAATTGTCCCAGCAATGTAAGAATTTGTGAGTGTGACTTCACTACCATGAATTAATTCGCTACCTGTAATTAAAGGACGAAATAGCCATCCTAGAAAGAACTGAGCAAATACTACCATCGTAAATGGTTTAATTAACCAGTTCACAACCAATGTGAGAATTACAGGTTTAGGAGCGCGAATAGCATGAGCAGCTTGAGAAAAATCAATTTTTACCATGATGGGATACATCATGAAAAATAGACAAATTGCAATCGGAATTGATACTTGATAAACACTGATTGCATCCAGTATGACTGCTACTTTGGGAAATAATCTTCCTAATGCTATGCCTATAAAAATGCATAAAAATACCCAAATAGTTAGGTATCTTTCAAAAAAACTGAGATTACTACCTGCTTGTATGGAGGCTTTGTTAGCTTGCGAATGTGTACTCATGAATGTAAACCTGAATTAATAGCACGTTGTTCCTATCCCCAGAAAGTTTTTTAATCTCCGTCTCCGGCTTTCCAGGCGTTCGGCTTTGCCGTCCCGAAGGGAATCGCTTTGCTTGGTTGGGGATTGGGTAATTTCAGTGAAACTACTGCAGCTGCAAGTACAAAAAACATCGATGTCCACAGACAGCCAACTAAACCGAAAAGCTGATATACCAAACCAGACAATACAGTTCCTACCAATCGACCGCCAGAGTTAGCCATATAGTAGAAGCCAACATTCAGCGCTACTTTGTCATCGTCAGTAAATGCCAAAACGAGGTAAGAGTGAACTGCTGAATTAAAGGCAAATACTACCCCAAAAATTAGCAATCCGCCAACGATCGCAATATTTGCGGGTATACCTAATTGCAGAGAAAGAGCGATCGCAGATGGTACGGCGGTTAAGGTAAATGTCCAGAACTGAATGGTTTTAGCTTGTGGTGGACGACCAGAACCAAATCGCTGGATCAGTGTTGGTGCTAAGGATTGAATCACACCGTAGCCAATTACCCAACAAGCCAAAAAGCCACCAACCTGATAGAACGACCAGCCAAGAACAGTACGTAAAAATACTGGCAAACCTACTACAAACCAGACATCGCGAGAACCAAACAGAAAGAATCGAGCAGCAGAGAGAATATTGATTTCTTGGCTTTTAGAAA contains the following coding sequences:
- the arsB gene encoding ACR3 family arsenite efflux transporter; translated protein: MSTHSQANKASIQAGSNLSFFERYLTIWVFLCIFIGIALGRLFPKVAVILDAISVYQVSIPIAICLFFMMYPIMVKIDFSQAAHAIRAPKPVILTLVVNWLIKPFTMVVFAQFFLGWLFRPLITGSELIHGSEVTLTNSYIAGTILLGIAPCTAMVLLWGYLSYGNQGHTLVMVAVNSLTMLFLYAPLGRWLLAANDLAVPWQTIVLSVLIYVGLPLVAGMYSRYWILKHKGRDWFERKFLKYLSPIAITALLITLVLLFAFKGELIVNNPLHILLIAVPLFIQTNFIFFISYVIALKLNLSYEDAAPAALIGASNHFEVAIATAVMLFGLNSGAALATVVGVLIEVPVMLMLVEFCKRTAAWFPREPEKATLRDPRCLSSFH
- the arsJ gene encoding organoarsenical effux MFS transporter ArsJ, with translation MASTTASSANFKNYILVTLAYWGFTLTDGALRMLVLLYFNNIGYTPIQIAFLFLFYEVFGVVTNFLGGWIGSQLGLKVTLYTGIGLQIFSLAMLSWLNPDWVQWLAVLYVMVAQAFSGIAKDLTKMSSKSAIRLVVPQDAQSSLFKWVAVLTGSKNALKGVGFFVGSALLASVGFVNSLWIMAGALSLIMFTGLMLPKGMGKIKKKVKFSQLFSKSQEINILSAARFFLFGSRDVWFVVGLPVFLRTVLGWSFYQVGGFLACWVIGYGVIQSLAPTLIQRFGSGRPPQAKTIQFWTFTLTAVPSAIALSLQLGIPANIAIVGGLLIFGVVFAFNSAVHSYLVLAFTDDDKVALNVGFYYMANSGGRLVGTVLSGLVYQLFGLVGCLWTSMFFVLAAAVVSLKLPNPQPSKAIPFGTAKPNAWKAGDGD